The Spirosoma sp. SC4-14 DNA window CAGCCAGCGGGCAAGGCCTTCCAGATAGGGCGTATTCAACTGCATCCGAACTTTATCTCCTAAATCTTCTTCAGCTACAAAGCCCCAGGAATATTTCTGATCCTGAAGAAAACGGGCTACTTTCTTGTTGAAAACCAGTGTCACATTCACCAGCGGTCTGTCGGGGCTGCGGTGTTCGCGATCGATGTATTCCTGCAATGACAACCGTTCGTGACGGGGGAATTTTTGTCCGGTATCGGTGAGTGAGCGAATCCGGTCGAGTCGGAAATCCCGGTAGTCCTGACGTGTTTGACAAAAGGCAATCAGGTGCCAGGTCATGCTATAGTGATATAAACCAACCGGTTCCACTTGTCGCTGGGTTTCGGTGTCATTATAGAGCGAATGATAGCGAAGATCGAGCACATGGTGGCGGGCAATCGCCTGTTGAATGGTCGTTAGTAGCCCATCGGCATAGGCTGGCCGGGTTCCGAACTGTGAAACGCCGACATTGGGGGCCAGATCGTCGAGATGTTCCTGGTCGGTTCGTTTGAGTACTGACTTGATTTTGAATAGTGCCGATTCAAACTCTGTTTTAACGGAATCGTCGGTCCATTTCTCGATGAGTTTAGCGCCAATCAGCAGCGAACTGGCTTCGGTAGTGGTGAACATGACGGGGGGCAAATGATAGTCGGTCAGGAAATAGCCGACACCCGCTTCAGCCCCAATAGGCACCCCTGCTTCTTCCAGCGAACGAACATCGCGGTAAACCGTGCGCAGACTAATACCAAACCGTTCGGCTAGTTCCTGGGCTCGAACAACACGTTTGGTTTGCAGATGAATCAGAATGGCAGTCAGACGATCAAGGCGGTTCATAAGGACGAACAAACGCAGATTCTGTCGAAAAACAAAGCATATTGGCAAGAATCAATTATCCGACACGACAAAAACCGATTGGCTGCTATGACCGCCTTTTTGGGTGATAACAACGAAATAAAGCTCATCGATTAGCCGGGCCGAAGAACTAACCAGTTTAATTTCATGGGTGGTGCCGTCGTAATCGATTATTTTTCGCCAGGATAGGCCATTGTCTGCTGAAACCATCAGGAGCGATCGGGTAGAACTGGCAATACTGTTGTGCAATACGGCCCATAACTCCACCTGGCCATTGGTTTGCTTCCGTCTGACAATATCCATAACCGGACTACGGCGGTATGGATCCGGAATTACCTGTTTCGTAAAAACAGAGCCATCCTGAGTCGTAACAAGAAAGTTGGTTCCGCCCAAATAGTCTGATCCCAAAAATACGGTACCATTTAACTCAGTCATAGATAGGTAGCCACCCATCTGGTAATGAGACTTATTGAGCCGGTGCCAGCCATCGTTCTGGCCATTAGCGGCCTGGTCGAGCCGGGATAGGCTCCGATTACACCAAATCTGCTTTTTATTATCGCCATCGGTTAAAATCAATGCGTTTAGAAACAGACTGTATTTTACCAGATGGACGTGTTTGTTGACGCCATCGCGAATAAGAAAATCGGTTTTCTGCCAGGCCTGCCCTTCGTTGGCCGCGTAATAGACATGCGCCAGATTTTGCCAGGACTTTTGCTCCCGGACAACTCCATATTCGCCCAGCAGAAGCCGCCCATCGGGTAGTTCGGTCATGCCATTATTGAATAGAAAATAGCTGCTGGTACTGCTAAGCGTTAGCACCTGCTCAAATGATTTGCCTTTATCGGTACTTCTATAAAGTTGGCCTTGACAGCATACATAAAGATGACTTCGTGCTGATAAGTAGATTGACTGAATGGGATGGGTAAATTGATAGCATATGTGAATGGAGTGGTTGACATCGGAAAGGCTATACAACGAAAAATCGTTACCAAACAGGCATCCCCAAACTTGGCCAGAGGAGTTTTGTAGGCGCATTCGCCAGGGGTGGAGTGCCTTCCTGATCCGAACCGAGGTAATAGTATCGACGGAATCGGACGATGAATTCAGAAAAACTGGCGTATGGTCGGTGAAGGTAAGGTACCGATTAGTTTGAAAGAGACCCAGCCGGTGCTTGATTTCCCAGCGCAGATAAGAAATCAGTTCCCGCCATTTGTCGGCCTGGTATACATTACGCAGAAAGCGATACCAATGGGTAGGTGTCAGTGCATACGGATTATTGAAGAATGAACGGTGGTGTGATGATAGGTCCATAGTTAACGTGCTTATGGGGGTAATCAGGCGGCAGGTTGCGGCCTTCTGCACAGTTAATAGGCTGGGTTGGTAAAAGGTGAATAGAAAATTGGTAACTTGAACATAAAACTACGAGATACAGTATGAATTCTGCTGAGCCCCTTGTTCGCAATAACCGCCATCATCATCGGTTCGAGCTGGAGATCGATGGTAAACTCTCTATAATTGCTTATCAGGACATCGACGACCAGACCCTTGCTGTGGTGCATACCGAAGTGGATCGTAGTCTGGAAGGAAAAGGCGTTGGTTCGCGATTAGTTGCTGGTATGCTGAGCTATGTTGAGAGTCACGATCTGAAAATTGTGCCGCTCTGTCCCTTCGTTGCTGCTTATCTGGAACGGCATCCCGAATGGAGCCATGTCGTTTCCACGGAGTATTCGGTTAATGATTTTTGAGGGGTGTCTTTTTGGGGAACCTGGGTGAGCGGATTGGAGAGATTCGGGCTTTATATTTAACCGCTTTCCATATATCCAGAAAAAGGGCTGGAAAAATAGAGAGGCCAACACTATAGTATGTTCCGTTGAAGTTTTGCTGAATGTCGGTCTGAAATACAGAATAACGGTACCCAATCTGACCGCTCAGGCCTACCCAGCGGGTGGCTTTCCATTGGGTATAAACGCCCAGTTGTATGGGTACAAAAAAATCGCGTTTCGTTCGGTCGATGGGCGATTCCTGGCGCAGATCGATCGGTAATGCATAGGCAATGCCTCCGCCAATTTCGGCGGGTACGCTAATAGTCCAGCGGTTGTTATTTTTGAGATTCCACCAATACAGCAGGTTCACAAACCATAGATCGGTGCGGGTATAATAGCCAAGATTAATTCGTTTGGCCGCATTTCGTCGCCAGTCAATCAATCGCAGATAGGTTGCGTAACTCAACCAGTAATAGCCAAGAGTAAGCTGGTGTCGTTTCTTGCCAAACTGAATGCCACCATTTACGCCCCAAACATTGACAGGCTGTTGTTGCAGAAAGGAATTTCGAAAGTCGAGGTTGAAAGCAGGGCGAATAAGTGCACGTACATGCCTGTCCGAGTCGGTCGGAGTAAGGGAATCGACTGGAGTCTGAATCAGCAAACAGGCTAGCAATAACGTCTGTATCATAATGCTGATTTAACTCAAAAACAGGTTATCGGGTTAAATCAATGACTGAATTGTTGAGAATGGGGCTCCTGGGGGTGGGTAGCGTTTCGTTTCTGTTCTTCCCGTAGCTGCCGGGTTGTTTTTCGGGAGCCATCAGGGCTCCAGCCCGGAGGGCCAAAGAGATAGCCCACCGCATTTCTGAATGAACCAGCCTTACTCAGATCCCGGCCAATATCGGCCCATTCATGAAACGCAATTCGTACCGGATTATGTGAATCGATATTTTTGGTCAGCCCATAGGTTGGGCGGTTGCGTTCGGGTTCGAACGTACCGAACATACGATCCCAAATGATTAGCACACCCGCATGATTTTTGTCGAGATAATCCAGGTCGGAGCCATGATGGACCCGATGATGGGAGGGCGTGTTGAAAATATACTCGATCGGTGCCGGAAATTTATTGATCAGTTCGGTATGAATCCAAAACTGATAGAGTAGGCTGATGGCCTGCATAGTCATAACCGCAACCGGCGAAAAGCCCACCAAAGGGAGCCAAACCCAGAAAATAAATGCACCACTGAGGTTACCAGTCCAGGTTTGGCGTAGCGCCGTGCCGAGGTTGTATTTCATGGATGAGTGGTGTACTACGTGCGATGCCCAGAAATAGCGGCTACTATGACTAATCCGGTGAAACCAGTAGTAACTGAAATCGTCGGCAAAAAAAAGCAGCACCCATGCCCACCACTGGGTCATATCGATCGTAAACAGCCGAACCTGATACACCAGCGAATAAGCACCAAACACAATCACTTTTCCGACAATGCCAATAATAACATTGCCAATTCCCATCGACAGGCTACTGGCCGTGTCTTTGGCATTGTAATAATCCTTTTGCTGAATGGCCGTTACTATCACTTCAGCAACGAGCAGAATAACAAAGCCCGGTATTGCATACTGAATCAGATCCTTCATGTTTTTTCTGTGTTCAGTGCAAATTAGTGATTTTGTTAGCTTTATTCAAGATACTTACTCGGTCCAGCCCTGGGCCTGGCTTATGCGGATGAGGTCGACCAGGCTATTGATACCTAACTTAAGATAAATGTTTTTGCGGTGACTTTTTACGGTTTCGTAGGCAATGCAAAGATCGTTAGCAATCTGTTCTGCATTTTTGCCAGCAACTAACGCTCGGATCACTTCTTTTTCGCGCCGGGTGAGCAGAAAACCTTTCACGAAATCGTCGGACGATTCGGGGAACTTCTGAAGTTTCGGGTCAAAAAAGCGGCCTCCTTCCAGCACCGTCTGAATTCCATTGATTAGTACTTGAGATGGAGAGTCTTTCAGCAGGTAACCTTCCAAGCCCAGGGATTGAGCTTCGGCTACGAAATGAGCATGGTTGTACATGGTTACCAGCATGATTTTCAGCCGGGATACCTGCTGACGAAGCATACGGGCCGCTTCGAGCCCGTTCAGATTGGGTAAGTTGATGTCTAACAAAAGCAGTTCGGGCGAGTGAGCCTGAATAGTATACAGTAGATCGGCTCCGTCGAAAACCTGCCAGATATGGCCAAACAGAGGCCGTAGCATACTGGCTACTGCATCGTTGAACATTCGGTGATCATCGGCGATCAGGATTTTTCCCTGAGACGAACTCATATGGAATTTCAACAAGCGTGGTGGTTCCCTGCTCTGAGGTATCAGTCTGCCAGCGGGCGTTAAGATAATTGACTCTTGAAGATATATTTTTTAATCCAATTCCTGTCTGCTGGGTATTATTTTTTGCCGATTGATTGCCAATAC harbors:
- a CDS encoding YafY family protein; the protein is MNRLDRLTAILIHLQTKRVVRAQELAERFGISLRTVYRDVRSLEEAGVPIGAEAGVGYFLTDYHLPPVMFTTTEASSLLIGAKLIEKWTDDSVKTEFESALFKIKSVLKRTDQEHLDDLAPNVGVSQFGTRPAYADGLLTTIQQAIARHHVLDLRYHSLYNDTETQRQVEPVGLYHYSMTWHLIAFCQTRQDYRDFRLDRIRSLTDTGQKFPRHERLSLQEYIDREHRSPDRPLVNVTLVFNKKVARFLQDQKYSWGFVAEEDLGDKVRMQLNTPYLEGLARWLLSYGTTVTIEQPDSLLTIIQSLTEELREHYMNVFSEDY
- a CDS encoding sterol desaturase family protein; this translates as MKDLIQYAIPGFVILLVAEVIVTAIQQKDYYNAKDTASSLSMGIGNVIIGIVGKVIVFGAYSLVYQVRLFTIDMTQWWAWVLLFFADDFSYYWFHRISHSSRYFWASHVVHHSSMKYNLGTALRQTWTGNLSGAFIFWVWLPLVGFSPVAVMTMQAISLLYQFWIHTELINKFPAPIEYIFNTPSHHRVHHGSDLDYLDKNHAGVLIIWDRMFGTFEPERNRPTYGLTKNIDSHNPVRIAFHEWADIGRDLSKAGSFRNAVGYLFGPPGWSPDGSRKTTRQLREEQKRNATHPQEPHSQQFSH
- a CDS encoding GNAT family N-acetyltransferase; amino-acid sequence: MNSAEPLVRNNRHHHRFELEIDGKLSIIAYQDIDDQTLAVVHTEVDRSLEGKGVGSRLVAGMLSYVESHDLKIVPLCPFVAAYLERHPEWSHVVSTEYSVNDF
- a CDS encoding exo-alpha-sialidase, with amino-acid sequence MDLSSHHRSFFNNPYALTPTHWYRFLRNVYQADKWRELISYLRWEIKHRLGLFQTNRYLTFTDHTPVFLNSSSDSVDTITSVRIRKALHPWRMRLQNSSGQVWGCLFGNDFSLYSLSDVNHSIHICYQFTHPIQSIYLSARSHLYVCCQGQLYRSTDKGKSFEQVLTLSSTSSYFLFNNGMTELPDGRLLLGEYGVVREQKSWQNLAHVYYAANEGQAWQKTDFLIRDGVNKHVHLVKYSLFLNALILTDGDNKKQIWCNRSLSRLDQAANGQNDGWHRLNKSHYQMGGYLSMTELNGTVFLGSDYLGGTNFLVTTQDGSVFTKQVIPDPYRRSPVMDIVRRKQTNGQVELWAVLHNSIASSTRSLLMVSADNGLSWRKIIDYDGTTHEIKLVSSSARLIDELYFVVITQKGGHSSQSVFVVSDN
- a CDS encoding response regulator transcription factor; translation: MSSSQGKILIADDHRMFNDAVASMLRPLFGHIWQVFDGADLLYTIQAHSPELLLLDINLPNLNGLEAARMLRQQVSRLKIMLVTMYNHAHFVAEAQSLGLEGYLLKDSPSQVLINGIQTVLEGGRFFDPKLQKFPESSDDFVKGFLLTRREKEVIRALVAGKNAEQIANDLCIAYETVKSHRKNIYLKLGINSLVDLIRISQAQGWTE